The following is a genomic window from bacterium.
ACGCGATCGCCGAGGCGCTGAACCGTTCTCCCGACGTGCAGCAGGCGCTCGAGCGCACGCTCCGCCTCGTGGCCAGCCTCCTCGGGCTCCGCACCGGATGGGTGTGGCTGCTCGATCCCGACACGCAGCAGTTCTACAGCGCCGCGGCGCAGAATCTGCCGCCCTACCTGCAGGAGCCGGTGCGGATGACCGGGGCCTCGTGTTGGTGCATCGAAGAATTTCGGTCGGGAGACCTCACCCCCAAGAACATCGATGTCATCGAGTGCAGCCGGCTCCGTGCGGCGGTGAAGAAGAAGGCGGTGCATCTCACCCAGGGGCTGCGGAACCACGCCAGCATCCCGCTCTACTTCCAGAAGAAGCCCCTCGGCATCATGAACGTGACGGGCCCGTCGTGGCGGCGGCTCTCCCCCGGCGAACTGCGCCTGCTCTCAACGATCGCATATCAGGTGGGCATCGCCATCGAGCGGGCCCGGCTGGCGGAGGAGAGCGCGCGTCTGGCGCGCACCCGGGAGCGCGCTCGGATCGCCCGCGAGATCCACGACACGCTGGCGCAGGGGCTGACCGCCATCGCGCTCCACCTGGAGGGGGCGATGGCGTCCCTCGACGGGAGCCCGGCGCGGGCGCGGGAGCGGCTGCAGCGGGCGCTGGACGTATCGCGGGAGAGCCTGGAGGAGGCCCGGCGGTCCGTGCTCGATCTCCGGGCGGCCCCACTCGCCGACACGCCTCTCGGGGACGCCCTCGTCGCCCTGGGGCGCCGCTTCACCTCGGAGACCGGGGTGCGCGTCCGCGTCCGCGCGGCGGTGGCCGATCCTCTGCCCGACCGGGTCGAGGCCGAGATGCTTCGGATCGCCCAGGAGGCGCTCGCCAACGTCCGCCGGCACGCCCGGGCCGAAGAGGTGCGGGTCGCGCTGCGGCGGCGCGGGGGGCGCGTGCGTCTCACCATCCGGGACGACGGGCAGGGGTTCCTCCCCGGCGCGTCGCCCGGGGGCTTCGGGATCGTGGGGATGCGCGAACGGGCGAGACTGCTGGGGGGGACGCTGCGCGTCGGCAGTCGCCCCGGGCGGGGAAC
Proteins encoded in this region:
- a CDS encoding GAF domain-containing sensor histidine kinase, with the protein product MAHTRERRTSRSARSERAGADAPSTRPVDELKVLNAIAEALNRSPDVQQALERTLRLVASLLGLRTGWVWLLDPDTQQFYSAAAQNLPPYLQEPVRMTGASCWCIEEFRSGDLTPKNIDVIECSRLRAAVKKKAVHLTQGLRNHASIPLYFQKKPLGIMNVTGPSWRRLSPGELRLLSTIAYQVGIAIERARLAEESARLARTRERARIAREIHDTLAQGLTAIALHLEGAMASLDGSPARARERLQRALDVSRESLEEARRSVLDLRAAPLADTPLGDALVALGRRFTSETGVRVRVRAAVADPLPDRVEAEMLRIAQEALANVRRHARAEEVRVALRRRGGRVRLTIRDDGQGFLPGASPGGFGIVGMRERARLLGGTLRVGSRPGRGTAVEVSVPVGQATR